Proteins co-encoded in one Astyanax mexicanus isolate ESR-SI-001 chromosome 1, AstMex3_surface, whole genome shotgun sequence genomic window:
- the LOC103026633 gene encoding ankyrin repeat and SAM domain-containing protein 6, which yields MNFGVPANSLLLFRACDEGDYDSAKRILEHPGAESGRQSRSRLDSVSECSVDAVRAGLPLVPVDCTDEEGNTALHFASASGHEQLVRFLLRKGASVDSRNNYGWTPLMQAARFGHLNVAHILLENGAEINGRNRLGASVLTMAVRGGHAHVAKLLLENGAFVDDFDHLSAVEGNANGNNSNHSDNGKNFLDITPLLCSAQHGFEAMVRLLLEWGADVNFSQKTTGWSALMLATLSGKASIAQLLVERGADPDHLNVLSKTAFEVALQLKHKEVKSYLDSITTVRPQPDAEKKRPDVFSALKLGNAQLVKEILEEDPSQVNLANADGASPLMIAAVSGQQEVVQLLVEKNADVDKQDGVHGWTALMQATYHGNKDVVKYLLNQGADVNLRAKNGYTAFDLVMLLNDPDTELVRLLASVCMTVDKDKSKHRSKRLTKKRFSASVPEPPDDKGGLKSWWNRMSNRFRKLKLTHTLRHGLSPNRLAPFPDDPEVPLDATMRAECRTDANSSETSSTVAPPAGATANDITVAWSAKNKESGLGRTNSEKNDVLMITMLRNGAPLTRLPNDKLKAVIPPFLPPSNFEPWNSDRSRTMKEGGKTNEQSRLPMHQRPSKANFNSSGNSDITSISRVVNRSMKFPTISKVPSSSPSNSGNYNSPHSSGGSNGVGVVNRHASDSHNRSGGSASDSVLSQIAAQRKRAAGLLDVKGPAPETPSLAPTPLPTGPDASLTSVHSNPSLVPSDFHSRRVDLKKRPQSGNSSTSKSTSSTVTPCPSPTPKPPTGDTFSSASSQPRSKSSGGSSSGTITDEDELSGILRKLSLEKYQPIFEEQEVDMEAFLTLTDGDLKELGIKTDGPRQQILAAISELNAGKGRERQLLQETIHNFQSSFGSSASNHRPAGYSRSPTGWARHQLHTPNKR from the exons ATGAATTTCGGGGTTCCGGCGAATTCGCTGCTGCTGTTCCGCGCCTGCGACGAGGGAGACTACGACAGCGCCAAGCGGATTCTGGAGCACCCCGGGGCCGAGTCGGGAAGGCAGTCCCGCAGCCGCCTGGACTCGGTCTCGGAGTGCAGCGTGGACGCGGTGCGGGCCGGGCTGCCGCTGGTACCGGTGGACTGCACGGATGAAGAGGGGAACACGGCCCTGCACTTCGCCTCCGCCAGCGGACACGAACAGCTGGTGCGGTTCCTGCTCCGGAAAGGGGCGTCCGTGGACAGCCGGAACAACTACGGCTGGACCCCGCTCATGCAGGCGGCGAG ATTTGGTCATCTAAACGTGGCTCATATCCTGCTGGAGAATGGAGCGGAGATCAACGGCAGGAACCGCTTGGGTGCCAGCGTGCTCACCATGGCCGTGCGAGGAGGCCACGCGCACGTCGCTAAACTCCTTCTAGAGAACGGAGCTTTTGTGGATGATTTTGACCACCTCTCTGCAGTGGAGGGCAATGCTAACGGGAACAATAGCAACCATAGTGACAATGGGAAGAACTTCCTAGATATCACACCATTGTTATGTAGTGCTCAGCACGGCTTTGAAGCCATGGTGAGACTGCTGTTAGAATGGGGGGCTGATGTGAACTTTTCTCAGAAGACCACGGGATGGAGCGCGCTGATGTTAGCTACTTTAAGTGGAAAGGCTAGCATAGCTCAGCTGCTGGTAGAGCGAGGTGCTGATCCTGATCACCTGAATGTACTCTCCAAAACTGCGTTTGAAGTGGCTCTGCAGCTTAAACATAAAGAGGTGAAGAGTTACCTCGACTCCATCACCACAGTTCGTCCACAACCAG ATGCCGAGAAGAAGAGACCTGATGTTTTCAGTGCCCTAAAGCTAG GAAATGCTCAGCTGGTGAAGGAGATATTAGAGGAGGATCCATCGCAGGTGAACTTGGCTAATGCAGATGGGGCATCTCCTCTAATGATAGCAGCAGTGAGTGGACAGCAGGAGGTGGTGCAGTTACTGGTGGAGAAGAATGCAGATGTGGACAAACAGGATGGGGTCCATGGCTGGACAGCTCTTATGCAGGCTACGTATCATGG gaATAAAGATGTGGTGAAGTATCTCCTGAATCAGGGCGCTGATGTGAATCTGAGAGCCAAGAACGGATATACAGCCTTTGACCTTGTCATGCTGTTAAATGACCCAg acACTGAGTTAGTGAGGCTACTTGCTTCCGTTTGTATGACTGTGGATAAAGATAAGAGTAAACATAGAAGCAAGAGGCTTACCAAGAAACGCTTCTCTGCTAGTGTGCCAGAACCACCAGATGATAAGGGTGGATTGAAG TCATGGTGGAATCGAATGTCCAATCGCTTTCGCAAGCTGAAGCTTACTCACACGCTGAGGCATGGCCTCTCCCCCAATCGTCTGGCTCCGTTCCCTGATGACCCAGAGGTTCCACTGGATGCTACCATGAGGGCAGAGTGTAGGACAGATGCAAACAGCTCTGAGACCAGCAGTACAGTAGCACCTCCTGCTGGAGCCACTGCCAATGACATCACTGTTGCATGGAGCGCAAAGAACAAAGAAAGTG GTCTTGGAAGAACCAACAGTGAGAAAAATGACGTACTTATGATCACAATG TTAAGAAATGGTGCACCTCTGACCCGTTTGCCCAATGACAAGCTGAAGGCTGTTATCCCCCCTTTCTTACCTCCGTCCAACTTTGAGCCGTGGAACTCGGACCGCTCACGTACGATGAAGGAGGGAGGCAAGACCAATGAGCAGTCTCGTCTACCCATGCATCAGAGACCCAGCAAAGCCAACTTTAACAGCAGTGGAAACTCTGATATT acgAGCATTAGTCGAGTCGTGAACAGATCTATGAAGTTTCCCACTATCAGTAAGGTGCCGTCCTCTTCTCCCTCCAACTCCGGCAACTATAACTCTCCTCACTCGTCCGGAGGATCCAATGGAGTGGGAGTGGTGAACCGCCATGCATCAGACTCGCATAATCGCTCAG GAGGCAGTGCATCTGACAGTGTGTTATCTCAGATTGCTGCTCAGAGGAAGAGGGCTGCAGGTCTGCTTGACGTTAAAGGTCCGGCCCCAGAGACGCCCAGCCTGGCTCCCACACCGCTGCCAACAGGGCCTGATGCTAGTCTGACCAGCGTACATAGCAACCCCAGCCTGGTGCCCAGTGACTTCCACTCCAGACGG GTGGACCTAAAGAAGAGGCCCCAGTCTGGAAACTCCTCCACCTCTAAAAGCACGTCGTCCACAGTGACCCCATGTCCATCCCCAACCCCCAAACCTCCCACTGGAGACACATTCTCTTCAGCTTCTTCTCAGCCaagatccaaaagcagtggtGGATCCAGCAGTGGCACCATAACTGATGAGG ATGAACTGTCTGGTATACTGAGGAAACTTTCTCTGGAAAAATATCAGCCCATCTTTGAAGAGCAGGAG GTAGACATGGAAGCATTTTTAACTCTGACTGATGGAGATCTGAAGGAGCTGGGGATTAAAACAGATGGACCTAGACAACAGATCTTAGCAGCCATCTCTGAACTGAATGCTGGCAAG GGGAGAGAAAGACAGTTACTGCAGGAAACTATCCACAATTTCCAGTCTTCATTTGGAAGCAGTGCCAGTAACCACCGACCTGCAGGATATTCACGAT CTCCCACAGGTTGGGCCAGGCATCAGCTTCACACCCCTAACAAGAGGTAA